In Flavobacterium sp., a single window of DNA contains:
- a CDS encoding SusC/RagA family TonB-linked outer membrane protein, whose product MKQIMLILMVVFTAQLSVAQVKTVKGLVSDQNGLPLPGVSILIQGTKTASQTDYDGVYTIQASAGDVLVFSYIGIKTKTVTVGASSTVNVVLSQDAQNLNEVVVTALGIKRQKKELGYAVQDVKGEQLNKAITTNVTSALSGRIAGVDVSIPATGVGGSTRVIIRGISSIGESNQPLYIVDGVPIDNSGLNNDSAATSKWFDGRDNGDGISSINPNNIESLTVLKGAAAAALYGSRALNGVILITTKKGSKGKIRVELTSGVSFDKVDAKYSDYQNEYGTGSNGALPDPAKAPTEIYGYTTNAWGPKFSESVGQQVKIFDGSMKPYARVDNNIQDFFKTGVTTTNGIAISGGNDSGFVRFGFNNLKNNDVVPNSGLERNDATLNATLKSEKFTLDANVNYIAENTNNRPALGDSPNNVGYSLSGLAPNIDQAWLKNYQNAETGQIYPWNSNVYLLNPYFVTEANHNTSLKNRFIGNVTGTYQLKNWLALTFRTGLDTYGFSSKDFMAAGSTWPGRDEGYLGLNNINVSEMNTDIIATLSNIKLANDLTFSGILGTGRRDFKRDQNSRFGTKIIEPGTEYISNFVNKTENAPVVTQTRTNSVYGSAKLDYKGYLYAEFTGRNDWFSVIYSGDESAFYPAGSLGFVFSDAFNIQNDTFSYGKFRASLAQVSNSPGAYKNALNYTTFSSYDGQSVVNIKNTAAPNPNLTYQSKTGVEFGLETAFFKNRLRADITVYREDTSDQTLDLPSSATSGYEYISVNAGKLRNEGIELFLSGTPIKTNSFEWGIDLNFSKNKNSIISLHPDINTYTISEARWAGAAVVAQVGGQYGTIMGRDFLRNENGDKVVAANGLPLFTDEKVALGKGLPDWAAGLTNRFTYKGITLQFLIDMKFGMDVYSMTNSLAATKGLLDVTTEGRDAYNHARQEAIANDPNFSQSTWVPTAGYVAEGVVNTGTAANPVYVKNTKPVNPQDYWNTVFNNSPAPFVYDASYVKLREISLGYTIPSSVFGDKISSIYVSAFARNVLTFNKDLPNIDPESMYTSGNGQGFEYGSLPFRQSYGFNIKVAF is encoded by the coding sequence ATGAAACAAATTATGTTGATCCTTATGGTTGTCTTTACGGCGCAATTGTCTGTTGCGCAGGTAAAAACAGTCAAAGGTTTGGTAAGCGATCAAAATGGATTGCCGCTGCCAGGAGTAAGTATTCTTATTCAGGGTACAAAAACGGCCAGTCAAACTGATTACGACGGTGTGTATACGATTCAGGCATCTGCAGGAGATGTTTTAGTGTTTTCGTATATTGGTATTAAAACTAAAACTGTAACAGTTGGCGCTTCTTCTACAGTAAATGTTGTGTTATCTCAGGACGCACAAAATCTGAATGAAGTTGTTGTTACGGCGTTAGGGATTAAGAGACAGAAAAAAGAATTGGGTTATGCAGTTCAGGACGTAAAAGGAGAACAGTTAAACAAAGCCATTACGACTAATGTAACTTCAGCTCTATCAGGAAGAATTGCCGGTGTTGATGTATCTATACCTGCTACAGGTGTTGGAGGAAGTACCAGAGTTATTATTAGAGGTATTTCTAGTATTGGCGAAAGTAACCAGCCTCTTTATATTGTAGATGGGGTTCCTATCGATAATTCAGGATTGAATAATGATAGCGCAGCAACAAGTAAATGGTTTGATGGTCGTGATAACGGAGACGGTATTTCGAGTATTAATCCAAACAACATTGAAAGTTTAACAGTACTTAAAGGAGCTGCTGCTGCGGCTTTGTACGGTTCTCGAGCTTTGAATGGTGTAATTTTAATTACAACTAAAAAAGGAAGTAAAGGAAAAATTCGTGTAGAATTAACTAGCGGAGTAAGTTTTGACAAAGTAGATGCTAAATATTCTGATTATCAAAATGAATATGGAACAGGTTCAAATGGTGCTTTGCCAGATCCTGCAAAGGCTCCAACAGAAATCTATGGTTATACAACAAATGCATGGGGTCCAAAATTCTCTGAATCAGTAGGACAACAAGTGAAAATATTTGACGGTTCTATGAAACCGTATGCAAGAGTTGACAATAATATTCAGGATTTCTTTAAAACCGGAGTTACTACAACAAATGGTATTGCTATTTCTGGTGGAAATGACAGCGGATTTGTACGTTTTGGTTTCAATAACCTAAAAAATAATGACGTCGTTCCAAATTCTGGGTTAGAAAGAAACGATGCAACTTTAAACGCTACATTAAAATCAGAGAAATTTACATTAGATGCTAATGTGAATTATATAGCTGAAAACACAAACAACAGACCAGCTCTTGGAGATTCTCCTAATAACGTTGGATATTCATTAAGTGGTTTAGCTCCAAATATTGACCAGGCTTGGTTGAAAAATTATCAAAATGCAGAAACAGGTCAGATTTATCCATGGAACAGCAATGTTTATTTGTTAAACCCATATTTTGTAACAGAAGCAAATCATAATACATCTTTAAAAAATCGTTTTATCGGAAATGTTACTGGAACTTACCAATTGAAAAACTGGCTTGCATTAACTTTCAGAACGGGTCTTGATACGTATGGTTTTAGTTCAAAAGATTTTATGGCGGCAGGAAGTACATGGCCAGGAAGAGACGAAGGATATTTAGGTTTAAATAATATCAATGTATCAGAAATGAATACAGATATTATTGCTACTTTAAGCAACATTAAATTAGCAAATGATTTAACTTTTTCTGGAATTTTAGGTACGGGTAGAAGAGATTTTAAAAGAGATCAAAATTCAAGATTTGGAACAAAAATTATTGAACCGGGTACTGAATACATCAGTAACTTTGTAAATAAGACAGAAAATGCTCCTGTTGTAACTCAAACAAGAACAAATTCAGTTTACGGATCAGCAAAATTAGATTATAAAGGATATTTATATGCTGAGTTTACAGGAAGAAATGACTGGTTTAGTGTGATTTACAGTGGAGATGAAAGTGCTTTTTATCCGGCAGGTTCGTTAGGTTTCGTATTCTCAGATGCATTTAATATTCAAAATGATACTTTCTCTTACGGTAAATTTAGAGCATCTTTGGCACAGGTTTCAAACTCACCGGGAGCTTATAAAAATGCATTAAACTATACTACTTTTTCTTCATACGACGGGCAGAGTGTTGTAAATATTAAGAATACAGCGGCACCAAACCCTAATTTAACATATCAGTCAAAAACAGGAGTTGAGTTTGGTCTTGAAACAGCTTTCTTCAAAAACAGATTAAGAGCTGATATTACAGTTTATCGTGAAGATACATCAGATCAAACACTTGATTTACCTTCATCTGCAACATCAGGATATGAGTACATTTCTGTAAATGCCGGAAAATTACGTAACGAAGGTATTGAGTTGTTTTTATCAGGTACTCCAATTAAAACAAACAGCTTTGAATGGGGAATTGATTTGAACTTCTCTAAAAACAAAAACTCAATTATTTCATTACATCCAGACATTAATACGTATACTATTTCTGAAGCTCGTTGGGCTGGAGCAGCTGTTGTGGCTCAGGTTGGCGGTCAATACGGAACTATTATGGGTAGAGATTTCTTAAGAAATGAAAATGGAGACAAAGTAGTAGCTGCAAATGGTTTACCATTATTTACAGATGAAAAAGTAGCTTTAGGAAAAGGACTTCCTGACTGGGCTGCAGGTTTAACAAATAGATTTACGTATAAAGGAATTACGCTTCAGTTCTTAATCGATATGAAATTTGGGATGGATGTATATTCTATGACAAACTCATTAGCAGCTACAAAAGGACTTTTAGATGTAACTACAGAAGGAAGAGATGCTTACAACCATGCCAGACAAGAAGCAATTGCAAACGATCCGAACTTTAGCCAGTCTACATGGGTTCCTACAGCAGGTTATGTTGCAGAAGGTGTTGTAAATACAGGAACGGCAGCAAATCCGGTTTATGTAAAAAATACAAAACCTGTAAATCCTCAGGATTACTGGAATACAGTATTCAACAATTCACCAGCGCCATTCGTTTATGATGCATCTTATGTGAAATTGAGAGAGATTAGTTTAGGATATACAATTCCATCAAGTGTTTTTGGAGATAAAATAAGCTCAATTTATGTTTCGGCATTTGCAAGAAACGTATTGACTTTCAATAAAGATCTTCCAAATATTGACCCAGAATCAATGTATACTTCTGGAAACGGACAAGGATTCGAATATGGTTCATTACCATTTAGACAGTCGTACGGTTTTAATATTAAAGTTGCATTCTAA
- a CDS encoding histidine kinase: MNEIRKLKFDIKLQNHIWFWGSYFTLNFLRWGAYFNDYPYSFKSNLIEFSLHIPLVYFNLFVLVPKYVLKQKYITYTFWLLVSLFGIYLLKTALTYYIVSENIWPEANREYHPFEINHIVAVCIGELYVLAMASSVYLTLTWLRERERNRSLRENQFKIKLKYLENQIQPHFFFNTLNNLYALSLESSDKVPDVIIKLSNLMEYVLYDVKGTKFVPLIKEIDYIQNYIEIEKLRFENVEVTINLESNIEDVVVPPLIFISLVENAFKHGGVNNNNFKIKINCKVTDNKMLDFEILNNFVISQNVKSKGGIGLVNTKKRLKLIYKNNFSLKDKTKLNYYIIRLQIPIHNEN, encoded by the coding sequence TTGAACGAAATTCGAAAACTAAAATTTGATATTAAACTTCAAAACCATATTTGGTTTTGGGGTTCTTATTTCACTCTCAACTTTTTACGATGGGGAGCTTATTTTAATGATTATCCCTATTCGTTTAAATCGAACTTAATTGAATTCTCGCTGCATATACCTTTAGTATATTTCAATCTTTTTGTTTTGGTACCTAAATATGTATTAAAACAAAAATATATTACCTACACTTTTTGGCTGTTGGTAAGTCTTTTTGGAATTTATTTATTAAAAACTGCCCTTACCTATTATATAGTATCCGAAAATATCTGGCCAGAAGCGAATCGTGAATATCATCCTTTTGAAATAAATCATATCGTTGCCGTTTGTATTGGCGAATTGTATGTTTTGGCCATGGCTTCATCAGTTTATCTAACTTTGACCTGGCTTCGAGAAAGAGAAAGAAACAGATCGCTGCGAGAAAATCAGTTTAAAATCAAACTGAAATATTTAGAGAATCAAATTCAGCCGCATTTCTTTTTCAATACCTTAAATAATCTATATGCCTTATCTCTGGAATCTTCGGATAAAGTTCCGGATGTAATTATCAAACTTTCAAATTTGATGGAATATGTGCTGTATGATGTAAAAGGAACCAAATTTGTTCCGTTGATAAAAGAAATTGATTATATTCAGAATTATATTGAAATTGAGAAGTTACGTTTTGAGAATGTAGAAGTTACAATCAATTTAGAATCAAATATAGAAGATGTGGTTGTTCCGCCGCTGATTTTCATTTCATTGGTTGAAAATGCCTTTAAACACGGCGGAGTGAACAATAATAACTTTAAAATTAAAATCAATTGTAAGGTTACTGACAATAAAATGTTAGATTTTGAAATCTTAAATAATTTTGTAATTTCACAAAATGTTAAGTCTAAAGGCGGCATTGGTTTAGTTAACACAAAGAAAAGACTAAAATTAATTTACAAAAATAATTTCAGCTTAAAAGATAAAACAAAACTGAATTACTATATAATTCGTTTGCAAATACCTATTCATAATGAAAATTAA
- a CDS encoding LytTR family DNA-binding domain-containing protein has translation MKIKCVLIDDEPLAIKVLQNYFNNFTDFEVIGTFNNSLEALDFINSTSVDAVFLDINMPMMTGFELISLIENKTKVIITTAFREFAAESYDLDVLDYLVKPIPLPRFIKCINKITTEYNLKNNIKIDVTKGDSHIFIKVDKKMMKINIEEILFIEGMKEYIKVVTPDKTYITHKSLTSLSEELPGDRFLRIHKSYVIALNKVKSIEGNRIQIQSYTIPIGRNYSKDVKNRILE, from the coding sequence ATGAAAATTAAATGTGTATTGATTGATGATGAACCGCTGGCAATCAAAGTACTGCAAAATTACTTTAACAATTTTACAGATTTTGAAGTTATCGGAACATTCAATAATTCTTTAGAGGCTCTGGATTTTATAAACAGTACTTCTGTAGATGCCGTTTTTCTGGATATCAATATGCCCATGATGACTGGTTTCGAATTAATTAGTTTAATAGAAAACAAAACTAAAGTTATCATAACAACCGCATTTAGGGAATTTGCAGCCGAAAGCTACGATCTTGACGTATTGGATTATTTGGTAAAACCAATTCCGCTTCCGAGATTTATAAAATGCATTAATAAAATTACAACCGAATACAATTTAAAAAACAATATTAAAATTGATGTCACAAAAGGCGACTCGCATATTTTTATCAAAGTCGATAAAAAAATGATGAAAATTAATATTGAAGAAATTCTTTTTATCGAAGGAATGAAAGAATATATAAAAGTTGTAACGCCTGATAAAACCTATATTACTCACAAATCCTTGACATCATTATCTGAAGAATTACCGGGAGATCGCTTCTTGCGCATCCATAAATCGTATGTAATTGCTTTAAATAAGGTAAAATCTATTGAAGGAAACCGCATTCAGATTCAGTCTTATACCATTCCAATTGGTAGAAATTACAGTAAAGACGTCAAAAATAGAATTCTCGAGTAA
- a CDS encoding MFS transporter, with protein MSSENVQTKWGQFIPLVIVFFFWGFVAASNDILIPVFKTAFNLSQGESQLVSLAFYIAYTVGSLIYMGISVLIKEDLVNKIGYKNGLSLGLLISAIGTLLFYPAANTGSFPLMLSGLFIVALGFSLQQTVANPLAIALGPISTGSQRLTLAGGINNLGTTIGPLIVSFAIFGSSTGSSTLSIESVKIPYLILGLAFLLVAILLKFSSLPDKPALIEEEIAADGANTKKSALQYPQLIMGMIAIFLYVGVEVSTASNLPAYMESKLGFLTQEVAPYISLYWASLMIGRWTGAIEAFTDKASLQQILRFVAPYLAFGVFLTVNAIAKHDLTPFYIYGLIILVLIAADIASKGNPARMLLIFSSLGIVAIAIGMATTGIVSVYAFTSVGLFCSTLWPCIFTLAVSGLGKNTSQGSSFLIMMIMGGGVISWLQGFVSEFIGIQASYIVGIVCFSYLAFYAWSVSGILKKQGINFDKKLSGGH; from the coding sequence ATGAGTTCAGAAAATGTTCAAACCAAATGGGGACAGTTTATCCCACTAGTTATCGTGTTCTTCTTTTGGGGTTTTGTTGCTGCCAGTAACGATATCTTAATTCCTGTATTTAAAACGGCTTTTAATTTATCTCAAGGAGAAAGTCAATTAGTTTCGTTAGCATTCTATATTGCTTATACAGTAGGATCCTTAATATACATGGGAATTTCAGTTTTAATCAAAGAAGATTTAGTTAACAAAATTGGTTACAAAAACGGTCTATCATTAGGATTACTTATTTCTGCAATCGGAACATTATTATTTTATCCTGCAGCAAATACAGGTTCATTTCCTTTAATGCTTTCAGGTTTATTCATAGTAGCTTTAGGATTTTCATTACAGCAAACTGTTGCTAATCCGTTAGCAATTGCTTTAGGGCCAATATCTACAGGTTCTCAGCGTTTAACATTAGCAGGTGGAATTAACAACTTAGGAACTACAATTGGGCCACTAATCGTAAGTTTTGCTATCTTCGGATCAAGTACAGGATCATCAACTTTAAGTATCGAAAGTGTAAAAATCCCTTATTTAATTTTAGGACTTGCTTTCTTATTAGTTGCTATATTACTTAAATTTTCATCTTTGCCTGACAAACCAGCTCTTATCGAAGAAGAAATTGCTGCTGACGGTGCTAATACAAAAAAATCAGCTTTGCAATATCCTCAATTAATAATGGGAATGATTGCAATCTTCCTTTATGTTGGTGTAGAAGTTTCTACAGCTAGTAATTTACCCGCATATATGGAAAGCAAATTAGGATTCTTAACTCAGGAAGTTGCTCCATATATCTCTTTATACTGGGCGAGTTTAATGATCGGACGTTGGACAGGTGCAATTGAAGCTTTTACAGATAAAGCAAGCTTACAGCAAATTTTACGTTTCGTAGCTCCTTATTTAGCTTTTGGTGTGTTCTTAACGGTAAATGCAATTGCAAAACACGACTTAACTCCATTTTATATTTACGGATTAATCATTTTAGTATTAATTGCGGCTGATATTGCAAGTAAAGGAAACCCTGCAAGAATGTTATTAATCTTCTCTTCTTTAGGTATTGTTGCGATCGCTATCGGAATGGCTACAACTGGAATTGTAAGTGTTTACGCTTTCACAAGTGTTGGTTTATTCTGCAGTACGCTATGGCCATGTATCTTTACACTTGCTGTAAGCGGATTAGGAAAAAACACAAGCCAGGGAAGCAGCTTCTTGATCATGATGATTATGGGTGGTGGAGTTATCAGCTGGTTACAAGGTTTTGTATCTGAATTCATTGGTATTCAGGCAAGTTATATTGTTGGTATCGTATGTTTCTCTTACCTTGCATTCTATGCTTGGAGCGTAAGCGGAATCCTTAAAAAACAAGGAATCAATTTCGACAAAAAATTATCTGGAGGTCACTAA
- the fsa gene encoding fructose-6-phosphate aldolase — MKFFIDTANLAQIKEAQALGVLDGVTTNPSLMAKEGITGKNNILKHYVDICNLVEGDVSAEVNALDYDGMIKEGEELAELHDQIVVKLPMTKEGVMAAKYFSDKGIKTNVTLVFSVGQAILAAKAGATYVSPFVGRLDDISTDGLNLIQEIREVYDNYGYETQILAASVRHTMHIVNCAKIGADVMTGPLSAIYGLLKHPLTDIGLAQFVADFEKGNK; from the coding sequence ATGAAATTTTTTATAGACACAGCTAATTTAGCTCAAATTAAAGAAGCACAAGCTTTAGGTGTTTTAGATGGAGTAACAACTAATCCGTCATTAATGGCTAAAGAAGGAATTACAGGAAAAAACAACATCTTAAAACACTACGTAGACATTTGTAATCTTGTTGAAGGTGATGTAAGTGCTGAAGTTAATGCTCTTGATTATGATGGAATGATCAAAGAAGGTGAGGAGTTAGCTGAATTACATGATCAAATCGTTGTGAAACTGCCTATGACTAAAGAAGGTGTTATGGCAGCAAAATATTTTTCTGATAAAGGAATTAAAACTAACGTAACTCTTGTGTTCTCTGTAGGACAAGCTATTTTAGCTGCAAAAGCAGGAGCTACTTATGTTTCGCCGTTTGTTGGACGTTTAGATGATATCTCTACAGATGGTTTAAACTTAATTCAGGAAATTAGAGAGGTTTATGATAACTACGGTTACGAAACTCAAATTTTAGCAGCTTCTGTGCGTCACACTATGCATATTGTGAACTGTGCTAAAATTGGTGCTGATGTTATGACTGGACCACTTTCTGCAATTTACGGATTGTTGAAACACCCATTAACTGATATCGGTTTAGCTCAGTTTGTAGCTGATTTTGAAAAAGGAAACAAGTAA
- a CDS encoding SDR family oxidoreductase: MNKVVLITGGSSGIGKSIGEFLHAKGFVVYGTSRNPEKVLNSVFPLVALDVRNVESIKTAVNKIIETSGRLDIVINNAGVGITGPLEEIPTEEIKNNFETNFFGPIEVMKAVLPQMREQKSGLIINITSIAAYMGLPYRSVYSASKGALELITEALRMEVKQFGIEITNVAPGDFATNIASGRYHAPVIKGSAYEKVYGDTLATMNEHVDAGSNPNEMAEAIFKIIQKGNPKIHYKVGVFMQKFSIVLKRALPDKVYEKMLMNHYKL; encoded by the coding sequence ATGAATAAAGTCGTTTTAATTACCGGAGGATCCTCAGGAATTGGTAAATCAATTGGAGAATTTTTGCACGCTAAAGGTTTCGTTGTTTACGGAACAAGCAGAAATCCTGAGAAAGTATTGAATTCAGTTTTTCCTTTAGTGGCTTTAGATGTTCGAAATGTAGAATCTATTAAAACTGCCGTTAATAAAATTATTGAGACTTCGGGCAGATTAGATATTGTAATTAACAACGCAGGAGTTGGAATTACAGGACCTTTGGAAGAAATTCCGACAGAAGAAATTAAAAACAATTTTGAAACTAATTTCTTTGGTCCAATTGAAGTAATGAAAGCTGTTTTGCCGCAAATGCGTGAACAAAAATCAGGTTTGATCATTAATATTACTTCGATTGCAGCTTACATGGGATTACCCTACAGGAGTGTATATTCGGCATCAAAAGGCGCTTTAGAATTAATTACTGAGGCTTTAAGAATGGAAGTAAAACAATTTGGAATCGAAATTACAAATGTTGCTCCTGGAGATTTTGCTACTAATATTGCTTCTGGGCGTTATCATGCACCTGTAATAAAAGGTTCTGCTTACGAAAAAGTTTACGGAGATACTCTGGCAACTATGAATGAACATGTTGATGCGGGAAGTAACCCAAATGAAATGGCTGAAGCTATTTTTAAAATTATACAAAAAGGAAACCCGAAAATACATTATAAAGTAGGGGTTTTTATGCAAAAGTTTTCGATTGTACTAAAACGAGCGCTTCCGGATAAGGTTTATGAAAAAATGTTGATGAATCATTATAAGTTATAA
- a CDS encoding glutaminyl-peptide cyclotransferase, whose product MKKYNFLTVILLGITLIGCNGTKKGENSLFTIDDSAFPAHFLPKEAVSIGILNPNSKEIDSIVYFVNDKKVGSTKGAEKFKFELKDQKLGYQYLKATAYFGGDSSDATKRIELVSDVQPKLLKYKVINTFPHDPEAFTEGLEFHDGVLFESTGQKEDSYFRSVDYKTGKVIKQVDLPKEYFGEGITFINGKIYQLSWQEKTGFIYDAKTLKLEKTFKYDKDIEGWGMTHDDQYIYHSDGTEKIWKMDPNTQKLIDYINVYSGSSKIKAINELELINGKFYVNVWQKDAIAVVDPKSGAVEGILDLSGLRKFIKAPKAEVLNGIAYNPQTKTIFVTGKYWEKIFEITVSE is encoded by the coding sequence ATGAAAAAATATAACTTCCTAACTGTCATTTTATTAGGAATTACATTAATTGGATGTAACGGTACAAAAAAAGGTGAAAATTCTTTATTTACTATTGATGATTCTGCTTTTCCAGCACATTTTCTTCCAAAAGAAGCAGTTTCAATTGGAATTTTAAACCCAAATTCGAAAGAAATTGACAGCATTGTTTACTTTGTTAACGACAAAAAAGTAGGAAGTACAAAAGGGGCTGAAAAATTTAAATTTGAATTAAAAGATCAAAAACTAGGGTATCAATACTTAAAAGCGACAGCATATTTTGGCGGAGATTCATCTGACGCAACAAAACGAATTGAATTAGTTTCTGATGTTCAGCCTAAATTATTAAAGTATAAAGTAATCAACACTTTTCCGCATGACCCGGAAGCTTTTACAGAAGGTTTAGAATTTCATGATGGTGTTTTGTTTGAAAGTACTGGTCAAAAAGAAGATTCCTATTTTAGATCTGTTGATTATAAAACCGGAAAAGTGATCAAGCAGGTTGATCTTCCAAAAGAATATTTTGGGGAAGGAATTACTTTTATCAATGGAAAAATTTATCAATTAAGCTGGCAGGAAAAAACGGGTTTCATTTATGATGCAAAAACATTGAAACTAGAAAAAACCTTTAAATATGATAAAGATATTGAAGGCTGGGGAATGACACATGATGACCAATATATTTATCATTCTGACGGAACTGAGAAAATCTGGAAAATGGATCCAAATACTCAAAAATTAATTGATTATATCAATGTTTATTCTGGTTCTTCAAAAATTAAAGCCATTAACGAATTAGAATTAATTAATGGTAAGTTTTATGTAAATGTTTGGCAGAAAGATGCTATTGCAGTTGTAGATCCAAAATCAGGAGCTGTTGAAGGAATACTGGATCTTTCAGGTTTAAGAAAATTCATAAAAGCTCCAAAAGCCGAAGTTTTAAACGGAATTGCTTATAACCCGCAAACCAAAACAATTTTTGTTACCGGAAAATACTGGGAAAAAATATTCGAAATTACCGTTTCTGAATAA